The segment TTGTATGCACATTAACTAAACGAGGATGCTATGGAACAACTCAACCCACTTCAATTTTACAAATGCTTAGCCGACGATACGCGCTTAAAAGCCATGTTATTAATTAGCCATGAGCAAGAACTATGTGTGTGTGAGCTTGTTGCTGCGCTGGAACTGAGCCAACCTAAAGTGTCGCGCCATTTAGCGCAACTTAGGCAATGTGGCCTATTGAGCGACCGTAAGCAAAATCAATGGGTGTACTACAGCATTAATAAAGCCCTGCCAGAGTGGGCTCTTAGTGTAATAACACAAACCAAAGATGAAAATTCTGCGTTTTATAACGACGATTTAAATCGACTCAATGCTATGGGTAATCGCCCAGAGCGTGCAGCAAGCTGCTGTTAATTAAGCAAATTGATATAACTTTACTAAAGGTATTTATTATGACAATTAAAGTAGGTATTAACGGCTTTGGCCGTATGGGACGTTTAACACTGCGCGCAGCTTTAGAGTGGCCAGAAGTAGAATTTATTAAAGTAAACGATGTAGCGGGCGACGCTAAAACACATGCCCATTTATTAGAGTTTGACTCAGTGCACGGGCGTTTAGCCCAAAATGTTACAGCAAACGAAAATAGCTTTAGTGTGGGTAAACACACTATTGCCGTTACCAATAACAAAACCATTAGCGACACCGATTGGTCTGATTGCGATGTAGTAATAGAAGCCAGCGGTAAAATGAAAACCACTGAGCTGTTAAATCAATATTTAGCACAAGGTGTTAAGCGCGTTGTGGTAACCGCACCAGTAAAAGAAGACGGCATTTTAAATGTGGTTATGGGTGTTAACGATGATTTATATAACCCAGATGAGCACAAAATTGTGACTGCGGCTTCGTGTACGACTAACTGTTTAGCGCCTATTGTAAAAGTACTGCAAGAAAAAGTAGGCATTAAGCACGGCTCAATGACCACTATTCACGATATTACCAATACCCAAACTATTATTGATGCGCCACATAAAGACTTACGCCGTGCTCGTTCGTGCGGTACTAGTTTAATACCCACCACAACAGGTAGTGCAACAGCTATTACGCATATATTCCCTGAGTTAAAAGGTAAGTTAAATGGCCATGCCGTGCGCGTACCTTTAACTAACGCATCTATTACCGACTGTGTATTTGAGCTTGAGCGTGGAGTTACTGCAACAGAGGTGAATGAATGGTTTGCTCAGGCGTCTAAAAACGAGCTTGCAGGTGTATTAGGTTACGAAGAAAAACCGCTGGTATCGATTGATTACAAAACCGATCCACGCAGTAGCATTATTGATGCGCTTTCTACCATGGTTATTAATAACACCCAGCTTAAATTATACGCTTGGTACGATAACGAATGGGGCTACGCTAATCGTACTGCCGAGCTTATGCTTAAAGTTGCTAAAAGTGACGTGGTTTAACCATTAATTAAAGGTTTTAAGGGCGTTAACCATGTTTGAGCAACTCGCTAATTTACCTACAGCTATAAAACAATATTTAATAATTACCGGTAATTACTGGGCATTTACCTTAACCGATGGCGCACTTCGTATGCTGATAGTGCTGCATTTTCATCAGTTAGGGTATGGTGCACTGGCCATTGCCATGCTGTTTTTGTTTTACGAAATTTTTGGTGTGATCACCAATTTAGTGGGCGGTTGGCTAGGGGCTCATTTAGGCCTTAATAAAACCATGAACTTTGGCTTGGCGCTGCAAATAATGGCGCTTGCCATGTTATGTGCGCCAAGTGAATGGCTTACAGTGGCATATGTTATGGCGGCGCAAGCGCTTAGCGGCATAGCAAAAGATTTAAATAAAATGAGCGCCAAAAGCGCCATTAAACACTTAGTGCCCGAGGGAGAAAGCGGCCAAGGCCAGCTTTACAAATGGGTGGCTATTTTAACGGGCTCTAAAAACGCGTTAAAAGGGGTCGGTTTCTTTTTAGGCGGGTTACTACTTACGGTACTGGGCTTTGTCGGGGCTTTAAAAGCACTTATTATACTACTTACTATTGCGTGGATGATTAGCGTTGTATTTTTAAAAGGCGACATGGGTAAAGCTAAAAATAAGCCCAAGTTTAAAGAGCTATTTTCTAAATCCCGTGCAATAAATTTATTAAGCGCAGCACGGTTATGTTTGTTTGCAGCGCGTGATGTATGGTTTGTAGTGGCTTTACCTATTTATTTAGCCCAGCAGTTTAACTGGAACTTTTGGTGGGTGAGTGGCTTTATGGCACTTTGGGTGATTGGCTACGGTGGTGTGCAATCGCAAGCGCCGCGTATTACAGGCACCAGCAATTCAAACGTTGATACTGTTAAACACGCCTATTTATGGGTATTGCTGCTAAGTGGTGTAACTGCACTTTTAGCACTACTTATGCAATTTGACGTTGCTGTGCATGCCACCTTGATTATAGGTTTACTTATATTTGGCGGTGTATTTGCAGTTAATTCATCTGTGCATAGTTATTTAATTGTCAGCTTTGCTAAAAGCGATGGTGTATCGCTTGATGTTGGCTTTTATTATATGGCCAATGCAATGGGGCGTTTACTGGGTACGGTGCTTTCGGGGTGGGTGTTTCAGGTTTATGGTTTTGTAGCATGTTTATGGGTGAGCGTAATTTTGCTTATTTTGGCCTCTATAGCCACTGCCTTTTTAACCAAAAATAAAAGCTAAACGTTTGTATTAGATTTAATTTTCTTAGCGATATTCATAGCTTCATTTCTCAGATCTACTAAACTGTAGCCGTAGTTTAAATTAAAGGGTGAAAT is part of the Pseudoalteromonas carrageenovora IAM 12662 genome and harbors:
- a CDS encoding metalloregulator ArsR/SmtB family transcription factor, with protein sequence MEQLNPLQFYKCLADDTRLKAMLLISHEQELCVCELVAALELSQPKVSRHLAQLRQCGLLSDRKQNQWVYYSINKALPEWALSVITQTKDENSAFYNDDLNRLNAMGNRPERAASCC
- a CDS encoding ArsJ-associated glyceraldehyde-3-phosphate dehydrogenase, whose product is MTIKVGINGFGRMGRLTLRAALEWPEVEFIKVNDVAGDAKTHAHLLEFDSVHGRLAQNVTANENSFSVGKHTIAVTNNKTISDTDWSDCDVVIEASGKMKTTELLNQYLAQGVKRVVVTAPVKEDGILNVVMGVNDDLYNPDEHKIVTAASCTTNCLAPIVKVLQEKVGIKHGSMTTIHDITNTQTIIDAPHKDLRRARSCGTSLIPTTTGSATAITHIFPELKGKLNGHAVRVPLTNASITDCVFELERGVTATEVNEWFAQASKNELAGVLGYEEKPLVSIDYKTDPRSSIIDALSTMVINNTQLKLYAWYDNEWGYANRTAELMLKVAKSDVV
- the arsJ gene encoding organoarsenical effux MFS transporter ArsJ — encoded protein: MFEQLANLPTAIKQYLIITGNYWAFTLTDGALRMLIVLHFHQLGYGALAIAMLFLFYEIFGVITNLVGGWLGAHLGLNKTMNFGLALQIMALAMLCAPSEWLTVAYVMAAQALSGIAKDLNKMSAKSAIKHLVPEGESGQGQLYKWVAILTGSKNALKGVGFFLGGLLLTVLGFVGALKALIILLTIAWMISVVFLKGDMGKAKNKPKFKELFSKSRAINLLSAARLCLFAARDVWFVVALPIYLAQQFNWNFWWVSGFMALWVIGYGGVQSQAPRITGTSNSNVDTVKHAYLWVLLLSGVTALLALLMQFDVAVHATLIIGLLIFGGVFAVNSSVHSYLIVSFAKSDGVSLDVGFYYMANAMGRLLGTVLSGWVFQVYGFVACLWVSVILLILASIATAFLTKNKS